The region AAGCGTAATAAATCCGGGGGGCAAAGACATTTTTCAGAGTAAAAGGGAAGAAAAGAATAAGAACCTCGAGGATTGACGACGAAGACTAGATCACGGCGGCGGATAGGAGAAGAGGAGGAGACGCCGCGGAAGACGGAGCGGTCAGAGGAGAGATCAGAAGCCATGGGGTTGTTGGTCTCGGCTCTCAAAACGGAAGGCTTGGTAATCGAAAACCGTACCCCACCAACAGGCGTCAGTAAGTGATTATAATAGCAAACCATTACCATATTTCGCTTCGAGTGGAGTTAATAATTATATTGGCCGTCTGGGTTTTAAGCATCGAACAAGGAATCTTTTAAACATGCGGGTGTTTACCTGATTGGAAGCCGCGACTGCAACTGGTGTTAAATTATAATTAGCAGTAACTTTAAGATGAACAGCTTCTTCGGGTGaagagataaaataaaaaatgtagttGAATGAATCAGGGCCCACTCTCCTTGGTTCCCTCGCTGTAATCGTAGTCGTTCATTGCTGCTGCAGAGCTCAGAGAGAGTTATTGAATTCACCACTGATCCTTCTTTGCCCGCCGCTAACAAGCGATTCTATTTCAGATGGTTTTAATTCTACTTTAGAATTAGAATTTGAATTTACCTCTTACATCAGGTTTtgaattcattttattttcaaatttaacacATTTTTATGAGAGTATCTTTATGAAATtgcaaatttaaaaaatgattaatttatttttttatcattataagtTTAAAAACCATGGATATTATTTTTCGCATCTTTCGATTTGTTGAATAAAACGATTGGAAACTAAAGAAACAAATAATTACACAAAGATCCTAAAGAAATAAAACATAGGATTATTCTCCATCACTGGAACCCCAGATTTGATTATTAACAGCCCTGCAGCTCTGCTTTTATAACCCATAATCCATAATACCCCAAAATGATGGATTCAGCTATATGTGATCCAATTTAGCTTATAACTTGAATGAGCAAAACAACCTCGAGAACAATGTTTTTGGAACTCCAGAGCAGTGTACCCATAATGGAGGCAAAAAAACAAAGACACCCAAAACTCAAACTTTATTACAGTATCAAAACCCCAAgaaggaattttgaaaaaaaaaatatacaacCAAAACTCAGAAAAGCAGCACTCAAAACCCTATACACACGGTAGCCTCTAACAGGTTGACTTTTGTATGATATACACACGGTACATAAGAGATGACATCAGTGTATTTACAAGCTATGCTATTAAGTTGCCAAGTCCTGAGAACATCATACCTATGTTACACATACATACACATCTAACCTCAATTAGCAAGTTAACGCGTTCGATTTCTTTTTTATCTGCAACATGTGGCATTCAATCATGTCATGGAATGAGCAATGAGTCAACGATGAAAAGAAAAGGGAGTGCACTGTTTTGGGTACACTGGGTTGTACCTTATCATGCTGTTGGAACTGCACTTGCTGATTTCCGAGTGTGAATATCATTGTATGGACTACCGAGTTTAATACCCTCGGACCCTGCATCATATGTTGAAAGCAACCTCCTCTGCATTGATTTTGTTATTAGTTAGAATGAAACCTATATATTGAGGTGATAGATGTTGGGCTTAATCTTTCGGCAATAACCAGTTTCCATTTTCTTTTGCAGAGTATGGCTAAGCTAGAAGTGGCAGTAATGACTACATCCTTGGCTCAAAAAGTGAAGCCAGAATGAGAGAGAAGTCAAACAAGTGTGGATAAGAAATATAACACTCAAGAGGATGATGGTGATTTATGACCAAAATATATCCATAAAAAGTGATGTTCTGATAAATTACTATGAACTAAATGAAAGAGGAAAGAGTAAAAAAGTAAAAGTCAGACTTCGGATGAGTCTTGAACTCTTTTGGAATTAATTCAATGAAGTATAGACCTCCAATGTGGAGAAGAACAGAATAGATATGCAAAACTCTAAAGCAACACAGGATGGCATTATAAGAAACTAAAACAAAGATAGGAAACAACAGTAATCAGTTCAGATTCAAACATGAAAAAATTgaatcataataaaaaatatagtatGTATGAGCCAACAGTGGATATAAAAACATGCTCAAGACAAGGAACAAGAATTTACATGATCCTCAAAATCGGGGCTCATCAAATTGATGGAGAGATTTCTCATTAACAATAACACCTGCAAAGAGGCAAATAAAGCAGCTTGAGTTGACCATAGGATTTTAAGTAAACATATGAcacttcaatctcctccacacACACcccaattgaaataaaataaaattattaatatcatttgGATTTGACATACAGTTTCCAAATTTATTGGGTCCATCTGCTTCAACTTCTGCAAGTGCCCACTTGTACCAGGATCAAAGACACTGCCAATGAAGCTGTACACCTCAGCAAAATCTGGCAAAACTGCACAGTATAGAAAGCACACTTATCATCAACAGGACAAAGGACACTTAAGGATGTGATGACAGGAACTACTCAAGAAGACACTTATTATCACGTGTTCTTGATAATCCAGTGCTCGatcaacaacaaaaaaagaaaattaataattccattcaaGCATTTTGCTGTTTAAACTAGGCAATTCAAAGTCCACAAGTAACATGTTTATCTTCAGTACTGTAAATATGGGAAAAACTAAAAACAGCAgcaacagaattcagaataaccTAGTAGGTCATAACATCATCAATGTTTACAGCAAAAAGAAAAGCAGAAGTAAGGGAAGAATACAATCCAAAAAATCCCAGAGTCAAATAAGTTGTTTCTTCATCATAAGGCAGCTAGAATTCTTCATGTAAGCATATGAGACAAGATGATCATTTTCTTGCAAATGGAGAAACATGAATCTTTTTCTAACAATAAACAGACCTTAAATTGATGGGAAAATAAGTAAGTGAATATGTCAAACAAATCAGACTTATCTTTTGATGACAAGCACTTAATTCAGTAATCACAAGTAGGCATTAAAATCCTAGTTGAGGCAAGTCATAGTAGATGATTAAAAATGCTATATGAAGCTTCAGCATAGATGccattattttttagaaattgcATGAATGAAGAAACATGTTTCCTCTAGACATGTGATATGGTAACATGGTCCAATAGTGCTATCATCAAGCTCAAAGTAGAAATAATATGCTAACCTCTAGATTGCTTCCAGTGATCTCCTCGATCAATTGTTTCACCAAATGACCAAGTTCTGGGAGTACTTTCACTACTGCTACTGTAACAAGAATTATGCACAATAGTTGGTCCAGCTAACACTGCATCATCTACAAAATACAAGACCATATGTTATACTTTTAATATTAGAGAAGCAATATAAGGAGGTAAAAACAGTGCAGAAACAATTAAAAACCTTTAGTCACTTGAGACACAGTGACAGGCGGCACAGAGTTGTAACTCCAGGAAGACAAAGATGCAGTGGCAATTGGATTTCCAGGCATTGATGATGAATCTCGTCTGTATGTATAACCAGGTTCATGCAAAGTAGATGAAGATTGATATGGTCCAGCAACTTGGGGT is a window of Gossypium hirsutum isolate 1008001.06 chromosome D08, Gossypium_hirsutum_v2.1, whole genome shotgun sequence DNA encoding:
- the LOC107900872 gene encoding protein REVEILLE 5 isoform X2, coding for MVSVNPNPAQGFYFFDPMNMGLPGVNSAPPANTVAPPLQVPPTPATSGAGNTTVYPEDPSKKIRKPYTITKSRESWTEQEHEKFLEALQLFDRDWKKIEAFVGSKTVIQIRSHAQKYFLKVQKNGTSEHVPPPRPKRKAAHPYPQKAPKTASVVPQVAGPYQSSSTLHEPGYTYRRDSSSMPGNPIATASLSSWSYNSVPPVTVSQVTKDDAVLAGPTIVHNSCYSSSSESTPRTWSFGETIDRGDHWKQSRDFAEVYSFIGSVFDPGTSGHLQKLKQMDPINLETVLLLMRNLSINLMSPDFEDHRRLLSTYDAGSEGIKLGSPYNDIHTRKSASAVPTA
- the LOC107900872 gene encoding protein REVEILLE 5 isoform X1 translates to MVSVNPNPAQGFYFFDPMNMGLPGVNSAPPANTVAPPLQVPPTPATSGAGNTTVYPEDPSKKIRKPYTITKSRESWTEQEHEKFLEALQLFDRDWKKIEAFVGSKTVIQIRSHAQKYFLKVQKNGTSEHVPPPRPKRKAAHPYPQKAPKTASVVPQVAGPYQSSSTLHEPGYTYRRDSSSMPGNPIATASLSSWSYNSVPPVTVSQVTKDDAVLAGPTIVHNSCYSSSSESTPRTWSFGETIDRGDHWKQSRVLPDFAEVYSFIGSVFDPGTSGHLQKLKQMDPINLETVLLLMRNLSINLMSPDFEDHRRLLSTYDAGSEGIKLGSPYNDIHTRKSASAVPTA